CAGGACGACTTTCGCACGCTGGATGCGTTGCTGAAGCGCGAGTTTCCCGACCTGCAGAAACGAACTATTTTAACCGGTCGGTTCGTGAAGGAGCTGTACGATGTGCGTCAGGGTTGTGTGCAGGAGCAGGACGGGACGCATTTGCTGATGAACCTGATCAAGGTAAAAGACCCGGTCGTGATGAACCGGTTGATCGATAGTGCCTCGATCGATACGATACTCGTGTCGGAACATCAGAGCACGGCGATACAGTTAACGAGCGAGATCGAGAATGTGCCGCGCCGTCTAAGCAAGGTGATCGTGGCCGAACCCTGCTCGGAGTTCTTTCCCCAGCCCAAATATCGATCGTACGGGTTGCAGCAGAAACCACCGCGCTATCTGCAGGTCAGCATGGACGAGCTGAAGCGCCAGACACAGACGCGCAAAGAACAGCTGCAACGGGAGGTGTTCGAACTGAACGCGATGTTCGAAAAGGAGAACGAACGGCTGCAGGAGATGTTGATGAAGctgcagaagcagcagcagcgcaaaGATAAGCTGCAGCGTGAGCTGCTAACGAACGAGCAGAAGCTGCAGCAGCTTGATGCTCTGGTTTTTGAGGGCGAAACGGAGGAGGCAACCTTGAAAGCGGAACTAGAATATTTGCGATCATCCATCAATAAACTGGAGAGTGATATAAAGGCGGAAGAAACCAAGCTGGACACGATACGTGAAACGGTGAAGCTGCAGGAGCAGACAGCGCAGGGCAAGAAGCGGGAAATGGCTGCAATAGAGGAGGAAATAGCACGCATCCAAGGCCGTATCGATGAGGAGCAAAAGAAACGACACGATCTGCAGACAAGCCACAAGGTGAAGCAGCAGGCACTGGAACGTGCCATGGCAAATGTTCGCGAACGGCAGCAAACGCGTGTAGCGCTGAATGCGtcggtggaacaagcgcgacAGGACGCTCTCGGCAAGGGCGAACGACCCGCCAACGAAGAACAGATCGGATCGGTGGAGCAgcttaaaaagaaaatccatACCACCGATAAACATATCAGGTGAGCAAGCGAGAGCATAAGATTTTATGATCACTAATGCACTAATAGCAGCCCCCCTTTCTAAGCCATTTGGACGGAACGGGTAGGCTTACTCAGTAGGCTTACGGTGTTTTACTCACTTGTTCGAAGTTACAAACGTGGTCTTGgactgctgcaggagttctCTAAACTCACGATGGTATCCAATGCCCCTAACCTTTCTGACGTACGCATCGACGCCAACATTCCATCTCAATTTTTGCCTACCACGCCTGCTCTGATCATGTCGACGGCCTAATGAATggctttacgggctgggtagTCATTCTAATGATATGACATGACAATGATATGGCAATGATATGGTTCCATTTTACCGGAAGGCCCGGGTAATAAAACGCCCGGGTACCAAGTGGCTGTACGATAGTGATTTCACCTTACAGCTCTCGTAGAGTTCGTCGTTATCATTGTCGTTCCATTCAATTGCGGGGAAATTCTCAACAGAAATTCTATTACTTTTGTTAAACCTTCCAATATTAATATAATGGTCTCTATTACAGACAGGTGAATGCAACCCAGGACAAGCTGGAGGACGTGCAGGAGGAACTTGAAAGCAAAATACGCGAGCGGGATGAAGTGGTCCGATACTCGACGGCACTCCGCAACATAACGTCGCTCATGAACGATATACGCAAATCGCGCTACAACTACTTATGTCATCTAACATCGCACATGTCGCTACGTGTGAAACATAAGTTTatggtacagaaaaaaaaacctttccggCCAATCGTTGTCCACTGTTTCActggttttgttcttcttttccacAGCGAATAATGCAGATTCGGAACTACGTTGGCACGATTCGGTTCGATCAGGAACAGTGTACGCTCGCGCTTTCGGTGGTGCCGCGGGACAGCAACATCCAGAATGCCGTATCGACCACCAAATCGCTGTCCGGCGGTGAACGTTCGTACGCCACCGTCGCGTTTCTGATTTCGCTCTGGTCGTGCGTGGACACACCGTTCTTTTTCCTGGACGAGTACGACGTGTTTACCGATCAGGTTAACCGGCACACGATCACGCGCCTGCTGCTGAacgaagcgaacaaaaaaccgGACCGTCAGTTCTGTTTCCTTACACCGCAGGATATGAGCGACGTGAAGGCAACGGAACATCTAACTATTCATCGGTATGTATGTTTGGAGCGAGGAGTGTCCGATGTGCGGTATAATGGAAGATCTCCGTGATAAAGCTtgctaaatgtttgtttttcctccccatTCCAGAATGGAAGATCCACAACGGTGCTGAAACGATCAGAGAAAGGTTCTGTAGTTTACGGATtaaaagcagaagaaatgtGCCTTTCGAATGTACTAGTGTTTGGTTGGATACTGTAGATAAAATGTGCATGTTAGGTACATCAAGACAAGATGTTCATTTGCAATTAAACATTTCCGTCAATCAGAAACGGTGTGCAAGAAATAGGAATACATTAGTAACGTACATCTGCGTCACAACATACAAATAAGAATCTAGCAACATATACTCTACCGTTAGATCTGTTGCATTCCAGGAACTCTAACACGCACAATTTGACCATCCGCTAGTCGTTAATGAAACTCATTATTTGGAGTCATGTTGAAGAATCGTTTTTAGGTTACGCGTTACTGATGATGAGCAGTTTGTTGATTCAGTAACAGCAATAAGCAGCGAACAATGTACCTTGTATACTTCGAACAATAAATATGTTACTCTGTATATTTACCAATAAGCAAcatcaaattgattttacgGTTGGCCAAATGTTTCACACACCTTGCGCCGTCTAATCTTCGATTTTTAGGATCTGTATCAGGTATCACATCGCTTGGAAGGAAATTATCCATAAAGTAGCCAATGGAGCGCCTGAATACATGCAATCCACATTACACCCGGTATCCCATATGGTGAAACTATGGCGACAATATTATAGCAACATTGTTCAACATTGTAGTAAAGAAGGTAAGGATTGAGGGTTGCATTTTCAAATCAGCTTCCAATCGGAACGATAGGTGATAAGTTTgacaatggaatggaatagaaaaaaaaatcgcacacaTATCgtataaaatgttttctttattttcccttccttCTTTTCACTTCTGTTATATAGCTTCCTCCTTTCATCCATACGATGTCTTCTCATTCGTTCTATCCTACTATTCCGCTGTACTGACGACACTGTTCTGTGCTAATTTTCACTTTACATAATTATACATGTGTTAATTTAAGTGGGGTTTTCTTATAATCTCGCCCATTTATTCGATTTTGCAAATAAGCGTAAACGCTAAACGCTTTCCCCGCTGTGCTGTCGATTCTGTTCTATCTTCCCCCGATCAGGATTTGTTATGTTTACGTGTTCCTTTTTATTAAACTCTAgttgtgttttcttcactCACTAACTACCTGCCAACACATGGCTGCTGTTGGTTGCTTTTGTTATGTAtgcatgtttttgttgttgttgtattttttccattgtttcataacataacatttgtttgtttgtgtgtgcttttgtttgggAGTTGTcacttttgcttgttttgttcgggttttcattccattatatatatatatgttcaACTTTCAATGAAacgaaattttgtttgttatttattcGTTACACATTTATATGCTTCTCTCTTACGGTACTATAGCATTGAACGAGGATTATACACTTCTTAATTAAAGTTTGAAAAGTGAAGGAAAGGGAGTGCTTAAATACTTTTGTGTTTGATAGTTAAGCTTGATAGTGTGCAGAAACactttgcacaacaaaaatcgggtttttttctgttgtataAGATGAAAACCTGCCAATAACACTGCCGGTAAGCTggcttcttttcattttatctataaaaataaaatgtgcgTCACAAAAATATGTTCCCCCAAAACGACTCAGGAAAAGTGACTTGTGTGCTATTCGAAGTTACAAACCCCATTGTTTTTAGTGTAAAACTGCTCTAACTTGTGTTTCGTGGCGTCAGAACATAGCTTTTGTTAAACTTTTGGAAATCTCGTTTGATGGTTCGCgttaaacaacaaaccaaaaactaaACTCTCAAGGGAATCACAAAAATTTAGTACAGCTGAACCATCAGGATATTATTAAGACACAGGTCCACCCTATGCAATCCTACTTTCAATGCGCAAATTCTCTCTCCAATAAAGCTTAAAAGAAAGATGATTTGGACTTGTGGTGGGACAAGCTAAGGATCGTCTACTGCGGGCTGTTCTGCAAAACGAATGTTTACAATTCTGCCTCGCGACAAACGTTGTGTGATGGCAATTATCCCCAGGAGCCAATTTGCCCTACAAAAtagaaaagtaattaaaaatgtctttaatattttccattaatcctttgtaaaaaaaacaggaaacgcCTCAAAATAAGTTAAAAAGACCCGATATTTTCGAGGCCTCCTTTGTTGTCTCTTTTTTCCCATCGCGGGTGTGTCTTTctgaatgttttcgttttccccttttttaaattatggtgggaggaggggggatcatggttttttttttgtatgtaaattgtttattcatgttctgttcttttttccacAACTTTCTTCTTCACTGCTGTTCCATTTCGTGCTTCGGAACATTACACACATTCTATGTTCGGATCGTCCTGCGGTACGCGGCGTTATAATACATGTTTTGTGACGAAAATCATACCATTTTGTTACTTCATTATCTGGTTCATTCTTTCCTTTTGTGTGtagtgtgtatgtatgcgtgtgtgtgtgtgcgcattaACCCATTAGATTATTAGGATGACTGTGTAAGCAGCAGCTGGTTCAGTGGTGAtgaaacccaaaacaaaaaatgcatggGAAGCGGATGAAAATAGTTCCTTTCTGCAACTATCTGAGTATGTTAACGAtgtaaccgtttttttttgtttttcccttatTGCAGTAACGATAAACCTCTCCCCTTCTTTATTGTCGAGCAATTAGAAACTCTCATCAACCGAAAGCGCCTTCGCGGCCCTCATCACGCGATCCGATAGCAATAATAGTATGGTTGTACCTTAGCGGGTAATGAAATAAGTGTTTGCCACACAGCTATATACGCAGCTTATACTCTGTACATGATTGTAAGCGAACATACGACGCGGCTCAGAAGGGACGTTACGTGCGTAACGTGTGGCCCGGCGAgaagaaatataaattaattctaCAGCGTTCGCAGTGCCGATCTGCTTCGTACGcaccaaacataaaataacacacaacTATCTACAACACGGTGAGGCGGTATGacaaatgcaaataataagGAACGGACAGCACGATATCGTTTACCGCGCTCGTAGTGATAAAGCGCCCGTGCGGATGGTTCATTCACAACAACGAACCCAAAATTAGCCAAGGCGAACAATGCAACCCCACAGGTTCAGATTAGTGGTTTTTTCCTTTCAGCTTCTTATATGTGTGTCTCCTAAAGCTCTTCCTAAACATAGTGTAACTAAAGTCTGCAGTCAGCTAGTGTCTGGAGTGTAGCTTTACTTAGCGCAGGCCTTTACATTCGCATCCTGTTAGCGATCGTTCCTgttcatccgttttttttttgtgtgtgttatgcTTTAGTTAATGTATTATAATActttgtgtatgcgtgtgttctTCGACGGCCTGCATTTACGCATTTGTTTTGGAACTGCACACGGCCGGTAATGGGTTCGCAGTACGTTATTATATCCCTTTTTTCGCGTAAGAAAACGTGCGACACAAGTagtaacaaaagcaacaatctAAACAGACACCGACACAAACCAATAATATCTCGTCCGTACGTTTGCTCCTGATTGCTTTGATTGCTTttcgtgtgggtgtgtgtgtgtgtatgtgtgcgaaaTTCATACGTGCTGTTATATGCAGGCGTATGCACGCAAACATGAAGCCAATGAGGagaaattgaattgattgttGTGTGCGTAAATCTTATCTTCCTCGGTCGGTTAGGCGCACATGCTCCGCTTGCTGTTCAATGATAATTGTTCAAAAAGCATGCTGGACTGTAAAACGGAGCCGTGCGTTTTGCTAAAACAGAATAGAAGTAGGCTGCACACTCACCAACTCATCGACAGGCAAATGCCAAACGTTCTTGTGTGTTCAAACGCACTTTTCAGGGGTTATCTtctccgttttgtttgtttgtttttttttctgtaggCACTTTTCGCTTCtcatttgcgttttgttttgttcttttgttatttttgtctttgtttcattgtttgcttttgcttgttGGATTTTGTGTTTACTATTTCTTTTCCCATTCGTTCTGTttcattgtttccatttcttttactCCACTTGTTTTGCGCGTCGTTTTTATCGATTCCAGCTGTGTTTTTCATTCTCCTATGTAACACTTAGAGGTTTAATTTGGAAGAAGTGCTTCTTGGTTAGTTTTGCTTGATCTAGTAGTCGTGTTCACCGGATTTATTATTCGAATTGAATGAACCATTGAGATATATAAGCACATCACATCATCgagtttactgtttttttctcattcggtttgcatttgttttcattcttgTTGCTTTCGTGCTTGTATGCGTTCTTCCAGTTATAGTATTGATTTTACTCGCTTTTAATAAGCCGTATTAATTCGTGtcgttatgtttttcttttgtctgtttgttttgtactatTTATATACACTATACAATGGCTCCGCTACCAACCGCTTACACGTTGTTGCCGTTGACTTGCTCACATGTACATATGCATCCCTCATGAGCAGCAGTGTTCGTCTCATAtatatttttacgtttataTGTGTGCATATGAATTTCTCATCTAATTTCACCTGTTGTTATCTGTTTACTACACACGCTAGACCTTCTAGAAAGCAAAAACGAAGTTTctgatgtgtgtgtttttttatgctgatACTTTCATCTCTGACACAACTGTATGCACTTTCTATCGACTGTTGAATTACTCCCACAAAAATACCGACTGCTCTATAGTTTGTAGGTCTGTGTGTGATAGTGTGGGGCTAGAAACTATCACTATGCGCTTCCGTAAATGGATTAACATCTCTCTGTTGCgcttattgttgttgtgtagTGTTTAATATGCTATATTTTGCTACGACTTTTCCCCTAGATGCAAACACAAACTGCCATTGCGGCTCTCATACCTTTTATTGCATCATCCTTCACGATCTTATACATTtcatgtgtgtgggtgtgtgtttcttttattatgtTACGGTTTCCCTTCACTGTTCTACCTTCTGGCGACCTGTcaatgtttttatgttttgttttgcatctaTTGTTCTTTTGTTGCCACGGCACCTAATAATTAATTCATCtatatattaaatattagTCTTCTTTCTTGTTTGAATGCTTACACACAAAACTAAAAGTAGTGGTTTTGACTACGCAGGCTTACTTTGTTTACCCTTTTgcgttttcatttgcattttttgcttactgaatagttttgtttttttcttctttttttgtcaagCTTCAATCAATGTTCTCTTCGCAACATCGAAACCATTCCTTTTAACTATTTACAAAAGCTGTGCTCGGTTAGTTTCCTATTCACTTCAGTCCTTAGCGCGTATAAGTGGCTTATATCGGCGACACTACACACGTGCAGTCAGCCCGAGATGCCGTAAACTGGAGAGATGCAACGTTACGTAACACTTTGTCGCATCCGTTGTTTTCGTCGCCTTATGCGCTGCATAAGAGGATCCGGACGATGCGTGCTGGTGTGTGCGGTTGCGGACAGCACTAGACAAAACTAGCAGCTGCTGTTATCGATGGACGGCAACAGTACGTTGGCCATACTGGGATTATCACGTTTTGACTCGCTGCCTTTGCCGgtgtggtggttggtggtgctgCTACCGTTTAGCTCGCTGCCGGAAGCAAGGGTCGATGAATTGGAGCTAACGACCAcaccagcatcagcagcacggCTGCAGGAAGGTCCATCAGTTACGTCGGTCCCAACGGTAGCCGATGGTAGAACGACGTCCTCCCGCTTTCAGTGGCCTTTCGTTGCTTCCTTTGCGGCCATGATGAGCGGCGTTAAACTAGCGAGTGGTCGGGCCAGCTTCAGGAAGGGATGCTACCGATCATATCGGACAGATTGACGTGTTAGTCAGAGTGGAATATCCTGCGCGCCGCATTGTTTAACTTACCCTTAGCAGTTCGTAAGCGGTGGCACGCTGATCAACGTCCACCTCCAGACACTGATCAAGGAAATCCTGAAAGACGGTGCTAAGCTTCTCCTTCTCCTTAATCTCCGGCTTGCCGTGCGTAGCGATCAGGTAGAGCGCCCTCAGGGGATTCTCGTTA
This region of Anopheles marshallii chromosome 2, idAnoMarsDA_429_01, whole genome shotgun sequence genomic DNA includes:
- the LOC128709677 gene encoding structural maintenance of chromosomes protein 6, which translates into the protein MNETRKRTHHPDGSGHTSLAKRHRSDDGNNNSAAAEVGMVSGTSMESPEMLRNGKVLKIVLKNFMCHRHLAVEFNKRANLLVGKNGSGKSAILAALTIGLGCNAGQTNRCNSLKDLIKHGESQAVIEIHLENTCFDAYERERFGSRIICERTIQASGGGTYKLKNENGYVVTTSRAELLKVLLAFNIQVDNPICVLNQDLARSLLKDSDESKQYTFFSKATQIDSIKQKLNECATIAKQARNVLSVKEKSLQYLTSEIDVLEKKKHNLESAGKLGELMKELQAHLAWRNVLDQETQLAAVDDELKKLRSSIEEQEHRISNRESLVADTERMIESHRIDIEGKKTEYVALKEAYTTVRVALQDAMTKQAVVERCIRNNTDRIARLQGDINQIEQDLQRREDGGLSQVEAKKKQVESEKAQLHERNAELTSMIKNTQREVDIMHDTVANMKDVREEKLHERLAKQNEASRMDKQLEQFESAPRSKLAVYGANMPALDARIRQLHQQGKFSELPRGPLGQYIEVRDKKWSGIVETALGGCLSAFFVSTQDDFRTLDALLKREFPDLQKRTILTGRFVKELYDVRQGCVQEQDGTHLLMNLIKVKDPVVMNRLIDSASIDTILVSEHQSTAIQLTSEIENVPRRLSKVIVAEPCSEFFPQPKYRSYGLQQKPPRYLQVSMDELKRQTQTRKEQLQREVFELNAMFEKENERLQEMLMKLQKQQQRKDKLQRELLTNEQKLQQLDALVFEGETEEATLKAELEYLRSSINKLESDIKAEETKLDTIRETVKLQEQTAQGKKREMAAIEEEIARIQGRIDEEQKKRHDLQTSHKVKQQALERAMANVRERQQTRVALNASVEQARQDALGKGERPANEEQIGSVEQLKKKIHTTDKHIRQVNATQDKLEDVQEELESKIRERDEVVRYSTALRNITSLMNDIRKSRYNYLCHLTSHMSLRVKHKFMRIMQIRNYVGTIRFDQEQCTLALSVVPRDSNIQNAVSTTKSLSGGERSYATVAFLISLWSCVDTPFFFLDEYDVFTDQVNRHTITRLLLNEANKKPDRQFCFLTPQDMSDVKATEHLTIHRMEDPQRC